The following is a genomic window from Bacillus sp. FJAT-52991.
GAAAACTTCCAGCTGTCGAAACGTTAGGGTCAACACGTATTATTTGTACAGATAAAACAGGGACGCTCACACAAAATAAGATGACCGTTACGGATTATTTTTTACCTTTTAATCAACATGAACGATTGCCGGAAAACCCAGATGATTGGAATGAATCTGAGCGGTTGCTTGTTCATATAGCAGCACTTTGTAATGATTCCTATATCAATAATGATGGTCAGGAAATAGGCGATCCGACTGAGACTGCTTTGATAAATTTCGCCAATAAGCATGCTCACGAATATGAGCAGCTACGTGCAGTGTATCAACGAGTAGCGGAAATCCCATTTGATTCCGATCGAAAGCTAATGTCCACAGTACATAACATGGATGGGGCAAATATGATGTTAACGAAGGGCGGCCCTGATGTGATGTTTCACCGTGCTAGTTATGTCCTAGTGGGCGGTGAAGAACAAGCGATGACGAATGATTTATTGGAACGCTTTGAGGAGGCGAATGAAGCTTTTTCTAATCAGGCATTAAGGGTTTTAGCCTATGGATATAAGAGCCTGCCGGAGGAGAAAAGGGATATTGATCGTGAGGAAGAGCATGATCTCGTATTAGTTGGTTTAACGGCGATGATGGACCCGCCTCGAGAAGCGGTTTATCATTCGATCGAGGAAGCGAAAAAGGCGGGTATTCGTACCATTATGATTACAGGTGATCATAAAACGACGGCACAAGCGATTGGTCGCGATATTGGCTTAATGGAGGAAAACGATATTGCCGTGACTGGTCAAGAGCTCGATGCGATGTCGGAAGCAGAATTAGATCAGAAGCTGGATAAAATCTCTGTCTATGCACGTGTATCACCTGAAAATAAAATTCGTATCGTACGGGCATGGCAGAAAAAAGATGCCGTGACAGCGATGACGGGTGATGGTGTCAATGACGCTCCCGCATTAAAACAAGCAGATATCGGAATTGCGATGGGAAGCGGCACGGACGTGGCTAAGGATTCGTCTGCGATGATTTTAACGGATGATAACTTTGTATCGATTGTGAATGCTGTTCAGGTTGGAAGAACGGTGTTTGATAACATTAAGAAGGCCATTAGTTATTTGTTTGCAGGAAATTTGGGAGCGATTATTGCCATTCTGTACGCTGTCGCATTTCATTTGCCTAATCCATTCACTGCCTTGCAGCTGCTATTCATTAACCTTGTGAATGATTCACTGCCCGCTATTGCTTTAGGGGTGGAAAAACCAGAGCCGAATGTGATGCAAAAAAAGCCGCGCTCCATTGATGAAGGGATATTTGCAGACGGAACGATGAAAGCGGTATTGACACGCGGGATACTCATCGGGATTGCAGTGATTGTTTCCTTTTACATCGGTCTATCTCATTCAGATGAGATGGGTGTCGCTATGGCATTTACCACGTTGATTTTATCAAGAACATTGCAAACCTTTGCCGCTCGTTCCAATACACAAACAGCGATAAAGATCGGGCTGTTTAGCAATAAATATGTCATTGGTGCAGTTGTGTTAGGATTTGTTCTATATGGTATCACCGTTCTACCATTTGCCCGCGATGTTTTTAATATCCCACCTGAATTCGGCATGACAGACTGGCTGATTGCAGCGGGACTTGCACTTGGCTCAGTTATTCTAATGGAGATCGTAAAAGTGCTTTCTCATCGGAGAGGGTAATACATTCTAAATAAAATGTCCGGCACTACTATTTGGTGCCGGTTTTTTAATTAATATACAATAATCCCCAATCGAATGAGAGGAGGAATTGAAATCAAAAAGACTGAAACAAGCATGTATTAGCAAAGAGTTTGAACGAATTTCATAATAATACTATGCTTAATTTTTGTAGAAAGTTAGTAAAAATAGGAGGATTCAATGTACAAAATATTAATTGTTGAAGATGAAATGAATATCGCAAATACATTAAAACAACATCTTGAAAAATACGGCTATCATTGCCTTATTGTAGTAGATTTTGAAAGAGTACTGGATACATTTCAAGATTTTCAACCTCATCTAGTCATCATGGATATTAATCTTCCCGCCTTTGATGGCTATTATTGGTCTCGCAAAATAAGGCAAGTCTCGAATTGTCCTCTTATGATTTTATCTGCCCGTATGAGTGAGGCTGATCAAGTATATGGGATTGAAAATGGAGCCGATGACTTTATTACAAAACCTTTCTTATTAGACGTAGTATTGGCGAAAATAAATGGACAAATTCGTCGTGTATACGGCGAATATGCAACAGATTCACAAGCTCGAATTTTAAAAATAGGGAACACAAAATTAAACTTAGATACTGTGCGGCTAAGTACATCTGAACGCGAGGAGCAATTGACGGTAAAGGAGCTCCAGCTTTCTACAATGCTTTTTGAAGCATATCCGAATGTTGTGTCTAGACAGCAGTTGCTTTCAGCTATTTGGGATGACGAATCATTTGTTGAGGAAAATACTCTTACTGTCAATATCGTGAGGCTTCGTAAAAAACTAGAAGCTACTCATTCTTCGCTAGAAATCGCAACTATTCGAGGGATTGGTTATCAATTAACGGAGAAACCTGTATGAAGCTGTTTTTAAAGGACCATATCAGTTTTATTTTTCTTTATATCATGACGTTTATTAGTTTGCCTATTTTGATTCATCGACTAGATGGCTTTGAAAATCATTATAAATACTTTTTATTTTTGGCCTTTATATCACTAGTTCTCTTTCTTGGTTTTCGCTATTTACGCCGCAAAAAAATGTATGCAGGAATTTCTAGAAAAGGTATGCATCCAGAGGAATTGCTGATTTATCAGCCAATGGCTTCATTTGAAAAAGCATATGCTGCACAATTACAGTCGATACAGTCCTTGTTTCTATCAAGGGACGAGGAGTATAAGCAATTTTTAAGTGAACAGCAAGTGATGATTTCTCATGCTGTTCATCAAATGAAAACGCCTGTTTCTGTGATCCAATTACTCACACAGTCTAATCAATGGAAGGACCCGAGTCTGCTTGTTGAATGGCAAAAGGTGAAACGTGAATGCGATAAGTTAAACTTTTCATTAAATCAGCTGCTGATATATAGTCGTTCTACTAACTTATTAGCCGATTTAAAAGTAGAACGAATTCCATTAAAAGCTGTGGTGCAAGAAGTGATCAATGATTTGAAGGATTATTTTATCGAGGAAGAAATATTTCCTAAAAGCATGATACGAGAAGACATTGTTGTTTATTCTGATCGAAAATGGTTAAAGGTTGTTATATACCAAGTATTAAGCAACGCTGTGAAATATGGAGAGAAGGGGTCTACTGTGACGATCGATTATGAAAATGGGCAGTTACTGATCAAAAATAAAGGAGAAACGATACCTGAGAGTGAAATAAAGCGTGTGTTTGAATTGTTTTACACAGGATCTAAAGGTCGCATAAAGGGAGAAGCGACTGGGATTGGTCTTTATTTAGTCAAACGTATTCTCTCGACCCTTAGTCATCCGTACACGTTGCACTCTGCACATAATGAAACCACTTTTACAATTGATTTTTCTGAAAGCATGAAATCGGCTGCCGAATAAGGCGGCCTATTTAAATATGACAATTTCGTCATGTTGCTGTCATGTTCAAAGATGTTAGAGAGGGGAGAGGTTTTTTATACTTGAGTTAACTAAAGTATAAGGAGTGATTAGCTGATGTCAACAACCCTTTTAAACGTAAATCAGCTTCAAAAAGAATATACGGGAGAAATCACATATAAAGCATTAAAAGGTATTGATTTTCATCTGAAAGAAAATGAGTTTGTTGCAGTAATGGGTCCATCGGGAAGTGGAAAGACAACCTTTCTTAACTGCATTTCAACAATTGATCAACCAACGAGCGGTTCGATTACCATTAATTCGAAAAATCCCTATGCATTGAACGACGATGAACTTGCGAAATTTCGGCGCACGGAGCTGGGGTTTGTTTTTCAAGACTTTAATCTTGTGCATACATTAACAGTAGAAGAGAATATATTATTACCCTTAACTCTTGATTCTGTGAGCGAAGAAGAGATGAAGCGACGCCTTTCAAATGTGACAAACCTTTTAGGGATTAAAGATATTTTAAAAAAGCGTACATTTGAGATTTCAGGTGGGCAGAAGCAGCGTGTGGCAATTGCACGAGCTGTTATTCATGAACCCAGTTTATTATTAGCTGATGAGCCGACTGGTAACTTGGATTCTAAATCAGTAAATGACGTGATGAAATTGTTTGAATCAGTTAATAAAACTTTTAAGACAGCAATTTTAATGGTAACGCATGATGCTTATGTCGCAAGCTTTGCACAATGCGTCATCTTTATAAAAGACGGCATTCTTTATAATGAAGTACATCGAGGTAAAAACAAACAGCAGTTTTATCAAGAAATTATGGACACACTCACATTTTTAGGTGGTGGCCAGCATGAGCTTTAATCATATTGTCGTTCAAAATATCGTACGCGATAAATGGACGTACACTTCTTACTTTTTAAGTAGTGTTTTCTCTATTTTAGTATTTTTTTTATTTTCGACTGTAGCATTTCATCCAATGTTGGAAGTAGTTGATACATCGAGTACACTCGGTATTACAATGATGTTAGCTAGCCTTATTATTTACATTTTTTCATTCGTCTTTATCATTTATTCTCTATTCGCTTTTTTAAAGAAGAAAGCGAAAAATCTTGGCATCTTTATGATTACTGGAGCATCTATGAAGCAAGTTCGTAAGATGGTTTTTAGAGAGAATATGCTTATTGCTGGTGCAGCGATACTAACAGCGATTGCGTTAGGGCTTGTCATCGCGCCATTGTTTTTAATGGTAGCTAAAAGAGTATTCCAAGCGGATAGTTTTGGTATGTATGTACCTGTTCAATCTATCTTATTAACGATTGTCTTATTTACTATTTTATTTTTTGTTGTTTCTAAATTTATGACACGCTTTATTAACAAAGAAGAGGCAGTTCATCTGTTAAAGGCGGACGTAATACAGGAAAAACTAATTACACCTGCACCATTGAAACTATTGCTATCTGTAATCGTAAGTGGCTTATTATTATTCGCAGTGAAGATGGAAATGAATTGGATTGAATCCATTGGAATGCTTTATTACATCTTGCTATTTGTCAGCATACTATCAGCTATTTATTTTATAATTACACAAGGAATGCTGTTTGCAATTATTGTAATGCAAAAGAGGCCATCATACTTTAGAAAAACAAATATGCTTTTCATTTCTAATTTCAAAGCTAAAGGACGTTCGCATGCGAATACCGTATATTTATTAACAATACTACTGTTAGGTGTATTTGTATGTACAAGCGTACTGTATAGTTCATATTACAATGTAGAAGAAAAAACAGAAAAGTTGTATCCTTATAGTTTTCAATATATGTCACTTCCAGATAATTCAACGGAACAAAAGGACATTGCCTTTATTGAAAAGACGTTAGCCGAATCAGGTAACTATGATGCGTATCATTCGGCATTTAAAACAGATGAAGATCGTCGAATTGGTTTTATGTCAGTTTCGAATTATAATGCGCTCGGTTTTCATAAAGATATTACCCTAAGTGCTAATGAATATCATGTTGTAGCAGGTAATGAAGGTATAATGCCAAGTACAGAAGCAATTCTTGATTACCCGTTTGGAAAGCTTCAGTATACAGGTCTTGAGACGCAAAACATGTTAACGACAGGTTTCCAAAGTGTGTTCTATATTGTTCCAGATGGGATTTATGAAACAATCGATTATCCTGTATATAAAGTGTTTGCTTATGAGGTAGAAAATTGGACAGAAAAGCTTGATACAACAGAGGTGATTGAATCCCAAATTCTAATCGAACAAGATGAACATTTAATTTCTTCTAAAATTAGTTTATACAATGCTGAGAAGCAGACAAAGAGTATCATCTTCTTTATCGGCTTTATGTTAAGCCTAATCTTCTTGAGTGCGGCAATGAGTATTCTTTATTTCTACCTACAAACGTCACTTGAAGAGGAAAAAGAGAAATATGCTGGGATACGAAAAATTGGTCTTTCGGTGTCCGAAATATCTTCCGTTGTGACAAAAGAATTGGGAATGTTGATTTTTGTCCCATTTACTTTTACATCTCTGATCTTATTTGGAACGATGATCGGTCTGCGTCGTCACATTTCACCATCATTTTACCAATTAACAGCGATGGGCGTGGGTATATTTCTGCTACTATTTGTAATAAGCTTTTTCATCATGCGACGAAGCTATTTGAAAAAAATTATAAAGTGAAACTTCAATCAGTGGGGGTCTTACAACCCGTTAATGCGGGATAAATGAATAGTTTTCTTTATTCGAAGACTTTTCCGTGACTATATTTTATTGAAAGTGAGTGATTGATATGAAAGTCAGTTCTTTCTATACATTTAACCAATATGAGGTGCGGAAGGGGTAACGTTTAAAAGAAATTCTTCCGTATATAAAATGGAGGAAACGATATGTTTAGCTATTATGGTGCACTTAGCACGGAGATTTATGATTTAACAAAACCTGTAGGGCATTCTGTTTGTGGGGATATTGAATATTATTTAGAAAGATTAAAAGGAACGAAAGGAAAAATACTTGAAGCAGCATCTGGTTCAGGCCGTTTTTTAATTCCGTTACTGGAGCATGGCTATATGGTAGATGGAATTGATTACTCACCTGAAATGCTTCGTTCGTGTCGGCAGCGCTGCGAAGAAAGAGGGTTGAATCCCTATTTATATGAAGGTTACTTACAAAGTTTTTCCTTGTCTTCAACATATGAAGCTATTGTTATACCGACGGGTTCCTTTTGCTTGATTGAAAGACGACAAGACTCTTTAGATGCTTTACGCTGTTTCTATCAACATTTGGTTCCAGGGGGCCGTTTAATCGTTGATCTTCTATTACCGCAGCATTGGCGAATAGGGGAAACGAAGACATCCACTTTTTCCTTACCTAATGGAGACGGGATTACTTTAGAAGATAAATCAATAGAAATGAACTGGGTCGATCAGTATACCTTATCTTATTTAAAGTATGAGAAATGGCGAAAAGGGAAGTTGATTGAAACGGAATTACAAAGGTTTGCCATGCGATGGTATGGAATCGAGGAATTTAAACTCCTATTAGAAAGTATCGGTTTCGCTGATATCACTTGCTCTGCTGATTATCAATATAAGAAGCAGCCATCAAAGGACACTCAGGTTATTACATTTGAAGCTGTACGAAAGTGATAAGTAAAGCTGGTATATAATAGAGAAGTTGAGGTACTGTCAGAAGAACTGAGTGTGGTTTTCTCACTCAGTTCTTCTTATTATTATATCGCTAGATTGAAAATGGTGGAATATAACGTCCGTCTATGTCGGTAAACTGATATTCTTTAGCTAAATCACCGACTTTAAGCACTTTTCCGCTTTTCTCCATCACATTGGGATCACTAGCTAATGCAGTTATGCCACGTCCTAAATAATGAGGTGTTTCTGTTTGGCTCAAATCTTCGGCTTCTTGCCAGTTTTTTTCATCTGCCTCATGGTATTTTAAGACAAGCTCTGTTCTCATAAAACCGGGTGAAACGGCAAGAACAGCGATAGCGTCTTGTTGTAATTCGATAGACAACCCATAAGCCATGCGAATTAAGGCGTTTTTGGCTAAATCGTAATAAAATTGTCCAGTGTATTTGTTTTCGTCCCAAAATGTCGTGTGGATGATGAGGGCTTGTTTACTCTCACGAAGCAGTGGAATGGCAAAGTGATTTGTGGCCAATTGAGCACGCACACCAGCAGTGAACATCGTATCCCAATGTGCTAATGGCAATTCCTCAAAAGGTTTATATTCCACGCCAAGATCATGCGCACCCCACACATTATTAATCAAGATATCTAATTTTCCTTGCTCCATACGAATTTGGTTGATGATGGCTTCTGTTTCTGAATCGTTCGTATGATCACACCGAATGGCTACCCCTGTCCCACCAGAAGCTTCAATTTGTGAAACTGTATCGTCAATTGTTCCAGGCCAATTATTAGTGGAATCCCCTTTAATGCTCCGTCCTGTGACATAAACTGTCGCTCCAGCTTTTCCTAATTCGATGGCAATCGCACGCCCAGCTCCTCGGCTTCCTCCTGTTACAAGAGCGACCTTTCCCATTAATGGTTTCATTTCTATTCATCCTTTCTTGCGTAAGATGTCTTTATCATACAGGAGAATTCTTGACAACCTATGTCATGTTTTATTCAATTGAAGTAATAAATCAATAAAAAAGGTGAGTGGGATGAGAGCGGATCGGCTAATATCTATTCTTCTATTACTACAATCACAAGGTCAAATGACGGCGAAAGAATTATCAGAGAGGTTAGAGGTTTCCGAGCGTACCATTTATCGAGATATGGAAGCCTTAAGCGGAAGTGGAATCCCTGTTTTTGCAGAGCGGGGAAAAAAAGGTGGCTGGTCATTGCTAGAAGGTTATCAGACAAATTTGACGGGGTTGAAAGAAGCTGAAATACGAGCTTTGTTTGTTTCTCCTTCTGCTCAATTGCTAGAGGATCTAGGTTTAGCTCATACATCTGAAGAAGCTAGGAATAAACTTATGGCGTCACTTCCTTCTATTTATCGTGAACATGTAAATGATGTATGGAATCGTATTCATATTGACACGAGTACATGGAGAGAGCGAAAAGAAAAAATGGTGACCTTCGATGTTCTTAAAAATGCCATATGGAAAGAAAATAAATTAAAAATCGAATATCAACGGGCAGATGGAATAACGAATAGCCGAATTGTAAAGCCACTAGGACTTGTGGCTAAGGGAAGTCGCTGGTATTTTATTGCTGCTAAAGACAATGATGAAATCCGAAACTACCGGGCTTCACGGATTACTTTCGCTGAACTTATTAATGAAACATTTGAAAGACCAAAAGATTTCGACCTTGCCCAATATTGGAGATCTTCAACGAAGGGCTTTATAGAAAGCTTACCGAATTATGAAGTATGGGTAGAAGTGGCCCCTGCCATCTTACCGAGATTGAAATTCACGAACCGTTTTGTTCAAATGGAAGAGGGTGAAAGTGAAAACCAGGAAGGGTGGCTACCAGTTAAGCTTTCTTTTCATACAGAAGGCGAGGCGAAAGGATTCATATTAGGGTTTACTGATCAAATAAGGGTCATAAAGCCTAAAGAACTGCACGATAAGCTTCTTTTGATGGCTGAAGCTGCTGTGAAGTTTTATAAACAAGGGAAATGATATTGAGTAAGGAATAGTTGGGGAGCTTTTAGCTTATGTTCATTATTTTTAAGAAGAAGAGGGAAGGCAATGAAAGTATTAATTGTAGACGGTTCGATGGGTCAGCTCAGTTGTCACATTCTAGAGTATGAAGACAAAGGGGTGATGGGGCAAATTGAAGTATATTAACAGTTATCTATAGATAAAATAAACATGAGATAGAGGTTTGGATCAAATAAAAGGTGAAGGGAACACACTTTACTTGTAGAAGAATGATAGCTTCAAAGGAACAAAGTTTTAAAGCTAGATAAATATCTTTTTAAAAATATTGTTGACTTTGTATTTCAGATCATGTTATATTATATTCCTGCCGCTGATGACGGTGGCTTTGAAATAAAGTATTTGAAAAAAAGATTTAAAAAATAGTTGACTTTCCACTAACGAAAGTGTTAAGATATAAAAGTCGCTGTTAACGACAATAAGTTGAAATTGATCTTTGAAAACTGAACAAAATAAACGTCAACGTTAATTCAAATAGCGAAGGCATCATTTAATGATGACCTAAGCAGGACAAAAAACATGAGCAAGTCAAACATCTTTTTGGAGAGTTTGATCCTGGCTCAGGACGAACGCTGGCGGCGTGCCTAATACATGCAAGTCGAGCGAACTTGATGGAAGCTTGCTTCTATTCAAGTTAGCGGCGGACGGGTGAGTAACACGTGGGTAACCTGCCTGTAAGACTGGGATAACTCCGGGAAACCGGGGCTAATACCGGATAAGTTCTTTCTCCGCATGGAGAAAGATTGAAAGACGGTTTCGGCTGTCACTTACAGATGGACCCGCGGCGCATTAGCTAGTTGGTGAGGTAACGGCTCACCAAGGCGACGATGCGTAGCCGACCTGAGAGGGTGATCGGCCACACTGGGACTGAGACACGGCCCAGACTCCTACGGGAGGCAGCAGTAGGGAATCTTCCGCAATGGACGAAAGTCTGACGGAGCAACGCCGCGTGAGTGAAGAAGGTTTTCGGATCGTAAAGCTCTGTTGTTAGGGAAGAACAAGTATCGGAGTAACTGCCGGTACCTTGACGGTACCTAACCAGAAAGCCACGGCTAACTACGTGCCAGCAGCCGCGGTAATACGTAGGTGGCAAGCGTTGTCCGGAATTATTGGGCGTAAAGCGCGCGCAGGCGGTCTTTTAAGTCTGATGTGAAAGCCCACGGCTCAACCGTGGAGGGTCATTGGAAACTGGAAGACTTGAGTGCAGAAGAGAAGAGCGGAATTCCACGTGTAGCGGTGAAATGCGTAGAGATGTGGAGGAACACCAGTGGCGAAGGCGGCTCTTTGGTCTGTAACTGACGCTGAGGCGCGAAAGCGTGGGGAGCAAACAGGATTAGATACCCTGGTAGTCCACGCCGTAAACGATGAGTGCTAAGTGTTGGAGGGTTTCCGCCCTTCAGTGCTGCAGCTAACGCATTAAGCACTCCGCCTGGGGAGTACGGCCGCAAGGCTGAAACTCAAAGGAATTGACGGGGGCCCGCACAAGCGGTGGAGCATGTGGTTTAATTCGAAGCAACGCGAAGAACCTTACCAGGTCTTGACATCCTCTGACAACTCTGGAGACAGAGCGTTCCCCTTCGGGGGACAGAGTGACAGGTGGTGCATGGTTGTCGTCAGCTCGTGTCGTGAGATGTTGGGTTAAGTCCCGCAACGAGCGCAACCCTTGATCTTAGTTGCCAGCATTTAGTTGGGCACTCTAAGGTGACTGCCGGTGACAAACCGGAGGAAGGTGGGGATGACGTCAAATCATCATGCCCCTTATGACCTGGGCTACACACGTGCTACAATGGATGGTACAAAGGGCTGCAAGACCGCGAGGTTTAGCCAATCCCATAAAACCATTCTCAGTTCGGATTGTAGGCTGCAACTCGCCTACATGAAGCCGGAATCGCTAGTAATCGCGGATCAGCATGCCGCGGTGAATACGTTCCCGGGCCTTGTACACACCGCCCGTCACACCACGAGAGTTTGCAACACCCGAAGTCGGTGGGGTAACCCTTACGGGAGCCAGCCGCCTAAGGTGGGGCAGATGATTGGGGTGAAGTCGTAACAAGGTAGCCGTATCGGAAGGTGCGGCTGGATCACCTCCTTTCTAAGGAAATTAACGGAAAGTAAGAACGCTGTTCTTACTCAAATTAACGACGCGTTTTATTTTGTTCAGTTTTGAAGGATGAATTCCTTCTATTTACTTGTTCTTTGAAAACTGGATAATATCGTATAAAGTAACCAAGCAATAACCGAGTAATCGCCATTTTAGGTTAAGTTAGAAAGGGCGCACGGTGGATGCCTTGGCACTAGGAGCCGACGAAGGACGGGACTAACTCCGATATGCTCTGGGGAGCTGTAAGTAAGCATTGATCCAGAGATTTCCGAATGGGGAAACCCACTGTTCGTAATGGAACAGTATCTCTGTCTGAATACATAGGACAGTTGAAGGCACACCCGGGGAACTGAAACATCTAAGTACCTGGAGGAAGAGAAAGCAAATGCGATTCCCTGAGTAGCGGCGAGCGAAACGGGAACAGCCCAAACCAGAAGGCTTGCCTTCTGGGGTTGTAGGACACTCTACACGGAGTTACAAAAGAACGGGATAGGCGAAGAGGTCTGGAAAGGCCCATCAGAGAAGGTAACAATCCTGTAGCCGAAATTTCGTTCTCTCCAGAGTGGATCCTGAGTACGGCGGAACACGTGAAATTCCGTCGGAATCCGGGAGGACCATCTCCCAAGGCTAAATACTCCCTAGTGACCGATAGTGAACCAGTACCGTGAGGGAAAGGTGAAAAGCACCCCGGAAGGGGAGTGAAAAAGATCCTGAAACCGTGTGCCTACAAGTAGTTAGAGCCCGTTAATGGGTGATAGCGTGCCTTTTGTAGAATGAACCGGCGAGTTACGATTTCATGCAAGGTTAAGCCAAAAAGGCGGAGCCGCAGCGAAAGCGAGTCTGAATAGGGCGAATGAGTATGAGGTCGTAGACCCGAAACCAGGTGATCTACCCATGTCCAGGGTGAAGGTAAGGTAACACTTACTGGAGGCCCGAACCCACGCACGTTGAAAAGTGCGGGGATGAGGTGTGGGTAGCGGTGAAATTCCAATCGAACCTGGAGATAGCTGGTTCTCTCCGAAATAGCTTTAGGGCTAGCCTCAAGGGAAGAGTCTTGGAGGTAGAGCACTGTTTGGACTAGGGGCCCCCATCGGGTTACCGAATTCAGACAAACTCCGAATGCCAAAGACTTATCCTTGGGAGTCAGACTGCGAGTGATAAGATCCGTAGTCAAGAGGGAAACAGCCCAGACCACCAGCTAAGGTCCCAAAGTATACGTTAAGTGGAAAAGGATGTGGAGTTGCTTAGACAACCAGGATGTTGGCTTAGAAGCAGCCACCATTTAAAGAGTGCGTAATAGCTCACTGGTCGAGTGACTCTGCGCCGAAAATGTACCGGGGCTAAACGTATCACCGAAGCTGTGGATTGACATCTTTGATGTCAGTGGTAGGAGAGCGTTCTAAGGGCGGTGAAGCTAGACCGTAAGGACTAGTGGAGCGCTTAGAAGTGAGAATGCCGGTATGAGTAGCGAAAGAAGGGTGAGAATCCCTTCCACCGAATGCCTAAGGTTTCCTGAGGAAGGCTCGTCCTCTCAGGGTTAGTCGGGACCTAAGCCGAGGCCGATAGGCGTAGGCGATGGATAACAGGTTGATATTCCTGTACCACCTATTTACCATTTGAGCAATGGGGGGACGCAGGAGGATAGGGTAAGCGCGCGAATGGAAATGCGCGTCCAAGCAGTTAGGCCGATGACGAGGCAAATCCCGTCATCATCAAGGCGGAGCTGTGACGGCGAGGGAAATATAGTACCGAAGTTCCTGATTCCACACTGCCAAGAAAAGCCTCTAGCGAGGTAAAAGGTGCCCGTACCGCAAACCGACACAGGTAGGCGAGGAGAGAATCCTAAGGTGAGCGAGTGAACTCTCGTTAAGGAACTCGGCAAAATGACCCCG
Proteins encoded in this region:
- a CDS encoding class I SAM-dependent methyltransferase produces the protein MFSYYGALSTEIYDLTKPVGHSVCGDIEYYLERLKGTKGKILEAASGSGRFLIPLLEHGYMVDGIDYSPEMLRSCRQRCEERGLNPYLYEGYLQSFSLSSTYEAIVIPTGSFCLIERRQDSLDALRCFYQHLVPGGRLIVDLLLPQHWRIGETKTSTFSLPNGDGITLEDKSIEMNWVDQYTLSYLKYEKWRKGKLIETELQRFAMRWYGIEEFKLLLESIGFADITCSADYQYKKQPSKDTQVITFEAVRK
- a CDS encoding SDR family NAD(P)-dependent oxidoreductase, which produces MKPLMGKVALVTGGSRGAGRAIAIELGKAGATVYVTGRSIKGDSTNNWPGTIDDTVSQIEASGGTGVAIRCDHTNDSETEAIINQIRMEQGKLDILINNVWGAHDLGVEYKPFEELPLAHWDTMFTAGVRAQLATNHFAIPLLRESKQALIIHTTFWDENKYTGQFYYDLAKNALIRMAYGLSIELQQDAIAVLAVSPGFMRTELVLKYHEADEKNWQEAEDLSQTETPHYLGRGITALASDPNVMEKSGKVLKVGDLAKEYQFTDIDGRYIPPFSI
- a CDS encoding YafY family protein, translated to MRADRLISILLLLQSQGQMTAKELSERLEVSERTIYRDMEALSGSGIPVFAERGKKGGWSLLEGYQTNLTGLKEAEIRALFVSPSAQLLEDLGLAHTSEEARNKLMASLPSIYREHVNDVWNRIHIDTSTWRERKEKMVTFDVLKNAIWKENKLKIEYQRADGITNSRIVKPLGLVAKGSRWYFIAAKDNDEIRNYRASRITFAELINETFERPKDFDLAQYWRSSTKGFIESLPNYEVWVEVAPAILPRLKFTNRFVQMEEGESENQEGWLPVKLSFHTEGEAKGFILGFTDQIRVIKPKELHDKLLLMAEAAVKFYKQGK